From Alienimonas californiensis, a single genomic window includes:
- a CDS encoding outer membrane protein assembly factor BamB family protein, whose product MLRRRLFLRGSARDPRRFVLLAALCAACCAAAFGPAQDFEQEQIEDAAQSENGSDRGPNAPIAFRAETPMFNLDRSSARQVELARRALNDGGIAEAIDLAALAARATDDSILPDGTPVRAAAADVLLEAAKADARLVELRLGAAAEDAYEAAAARGDLAGLATVAARFPGSAAGRKAAVRVADLHLDRGEYAEAARLYDGLIARSADADDRSRWRMKAAAACQRTGDSATAAALLSQIPPADRALFFASIGQDAGLDVSNDAATLAALDQVVAPPAAALGEWPWVGRLPGRAIARPGEPAPEPVNAVGGPIWTENLTELIPPTGADGPGPVIASSVRRDRAKRGESLWPASRPLALRDDAAAGGGKGLTMVYATPAGVTAADAATGEVRWKSGLLPDSDYYRLTRAEEQPVLPDSGRAVTGLLNLYEERAYRDATAGALSADDRHVYAVRNLDLPKRDLRPDYDPRFDGGANQARRSRANRLVAYERHTGRTAWTLGGPNRSVNPVAAVGADDGADGAFFCGPPLPTPQGLAVLAETGGVLRLLVLDPADGTVMRALPIGVPALPLFEPPRWREAALGVSAAAGLWIVPSSAGGVAALDPLTGSFVWTYRYQSTVEVEDGPPAPRRGSFGSSDDDLPRWVDQPPKVAAGRALLTPRDSEELHCLDLATGDPLWIRPRGTGRQIAGVVEGEDGLTALLVGDDGVRALALADGAERWFAPLPPAAGDAVLTGDVLIVPLADDTLAAVRTQDGGVLNRLPATGAAGNLIAAGGRLLSQTPEGVAAFPTRKETAARIEAAFATEGADRGPALLLRAGLALQEGRHVDAVSDLIAAAEAPAPQGGAGVAARFAAGVARDRLSEALADGLRRDFAAFAPLLREASGVLGDPPVGEVARAYADGLSDAGRRREAFRVLAQTGDGSSRPDTRADAWARRRLPALFTEADAAEREAMVADVAAAHADAGDDIAALEAFAQRFGRLCASTAWRDAAPRPDGAVDLADEALRRAAGAAKPRRGVSPLVAARLLRWAASRPGAASTDAALADLYEAAGDPLAARFLRGDAAPNPTDGRRIEVAEASDRGRVPATQQVPVNGAPPWSPAGRLTSDTVGPHLHWQADDGRTRFAHILPGGPPRRGARALWDGHLLIVGLGDRIEALDTLIDPTEPRALWRSALHEESAGDAMASSPPDFAAFMARGAGFDGPAVLTPRQLVLRSGSTLAGRHPLTASPLWRRTGLPSQARVIGDDRVLIVLPPTGTEATLLSADDGGDLGTVPAPPMGSHWLERGTRVWSRTADDDGSGSVAVACTDLAPPDEDGLAPAPPRVVWSRTFPPKTAFHPDDAGRHLTAVTLDRRAIVLDLETGAEIEAADLGPGPAPAEIWGGRTGDVWTVFLSDRRNLGLDRRLDWFGDREGPESTTWAYGLRGGAVVWSRQTPGPPDDVWQAPGLPLLAVPGMSAPDENAARYRRRFTLTIYDARNGAELFVAENFSPLTPVNWEIDPAGPWSGGVDPKAGGGGEGVDDAAEDAGGTRPTTAVRLRTRGADLEFTLSDEPPAAPVRTTPATPDEPKEEGS is encoded by the coding sequence CAATCTTGATCGGTCTTCGGCCCGGCAGGTGGAACTCGCCCGCCGGGCGCTGAATGACGGGGGGATCGCCGAGGCGATCGATCTGGCGGCGCTGGCGGCCCGAGCGACGGACGATTCCATTCTGCCGGACGGTACGCCGGTCCGGGCCGCAGCCGCGGACGTGCTTCTTGAAGCAGCGAAGGCGGACGCCCGGCTGGTCGAGTTGCGACTCGGGGCCGCCGCCGAAGACGCCTACGAGGCGGCCGCCGCCCGGGGCGATCTGGCGGGACTGGCGACCGTCGCGGCCCGCTTTCCCGGCTCCGCCGCCGGCCGGAAGGCCGCCGTTCGCGTCGCCGACCTGCACCTCGACCGCGGGGAATATGCGGAGGCCGCCCGGCTGTACGACGGCCTCATCGCCCGCTCCGCGGACGCAGACGACCGTTCCCGCTGGCGGATGAAGGCTGCCGCGGCCTGTCAGCGAACCGGCGACTCCGCCACCGCCGCCGCATTGCTGAGCCAGATCCCGCCCGCGGACCGGGCGTTGTTCTTCGCCTCGATCGGGCAGGACGCAGGGCTCGACGTGTCCAACGACGCCGCAACGCTGGCGGCGCTGGATCAGGTCGTCGCCCCGCCGGCCGCGGCGCTGGGGGAGTGGCCCTGGGTCGGCCGATTGCCGGGGCGGGCAATCGCGCGGCCCGGCGAGCCGGCGCCGGAGCCGGTAAACGCGGTGGGGGGGCCGATCTGGACGGAGAACCTCACGGAACTGATCCCCCCGACGGGCGCCGACGGGCCGGGGCCCGTCATCGCATCGAGCGTGCGCCGGGATCGGGCGAAGCGGGGCGAGTCGCTGTGGCCCGCGTCCCGTCCGCTGGCGTTGCGCGACGACGCCGCGGCCGGGGGCGGGAAGGGGCTGACGATGGTCTACGCCACGCCCGCCGGCGTCACCGCGGCCGACGCCGCGACCGGGGAGGTCCGCTGGAAAAGCGGTCTGCTGCCGGATTCCGACTACTACCGCCTCACCCGGGCGGAGGAACAACCCGTGCTGCCGGACAGCGGCCGGGCGGTCACCGGGTTGCTGAATCTCTATGAGGAGCGGGCCTACCGCGACGCCACCGCCGGGGCCCTCTCGGCGGACGACCGGCACGTGTACGCGGTTCGCAACCTCGATTTGCCCAAACGTGACCTGCGACCGGACTACGATCCGCGGTTCGACGGCGGGGCTAATCAAGCGCGCCGGTCGCGGGCGAACCGGCTGGTCGCCTATGAACGGCACACCGGCCGCACGGCATGGACGCTGGGCGGGCCGAATCGGTCGGTGAATCCCGTCGCCGCAGTCGGGGCGGACGACGGCGCCGACGGCGCTTTCTTCTGCGGCCCCCCGCTGCCGACGCCGCAGGGGCTGGCCGTGCTCGCGGAGACCGGCGGGGTGCTGCGGTTGCTCGTGCTCGATCCGGCCGACGGAACGGTGATGCGGGCCCTGCCGATCGGGGTGCCGGCGCTGCCGCTGTTCGAACCGCCGCGGTGGCGGGAGGCGGCGCTGGGCGTCTCCGCGGCCGCCGGGCTCTGGATCGTCCCGTCGTCGGCCGGCGGCGTCGCGGCGCTCGATCCGCTGACCGGCAGTTTTGTCTGGACCTACCGCTATCAGTCGACGGTGGAGGTGGAGGACGGCCCGCCGGCGCCGCGGCGGGGATCGTTCGGCTCCTCCGACGACGATTTGCCCCGCTGGGTCGATCAGCCCCCGAAGGTCGCCGCCGGGCGGGCGCTGCTCACGCCTCGGGACTCCGAGGAGTTGCACTGCCTCGATCTGGCGACCGGCGATCCGCTGTGGATTCGACCGCGGGGCACCGGTCGCCAGATCGCCGGCGTGGTGGAGGGCGAGGACGGCCTGACGGCCCTGCTGGTCGGCGACGACGGCGTGCGGGCGCTGGCGCTGGCCGACGGTGCCGAACGCTGGTTCGCTCCGCTGCCGCCCGCGGCGGGCGACGCCGTGCTGACCGGGGATGTGCTGATCGTGCCGCTTGCCGACGACACCCTCGCCGCGGTGCGGACGCAGGACGGCGGGGTGCTGAATCGACTCCCCGCGACGGGTGCCGCCGGCAATCTGATCGCCGCCGGCGGGCGCCTGCTGAGCCAGACGCCGGAGGGCGTCGCCGCCTTCCCCACCCGGAAGGAAACGGCCGCACGCATCGAGGCGGCGTTCGCCACGGAGGGTGCCGACCGCGGGCCGGCGCTGCTGTTGCGGGCCGGACTGGCCCTACAGGAAGGTCGGCACGTGGACGCGGTCTCCGACCTGATCGCTGCGGCCGAAGCGCCCGCTCCGCAGGGCGGCGCCGGCGTCGCCGCCCGCTTTGCGGCCGGGGTGGCGCGGGATCGGCTGTCTGAGGCCCTCGCCGACGGTCTGCGACGCGACTTCGCCGCCTTCGCTCCGCTGCTGCGAGAGGCGTCCGGCGTGCTGGGCGATCCGCCGGTGGGCGAGGTGGCCCGGGCTTACGCCGACGGACTGAGCGACGCCGGCCGCCGCCGCGAAGCCTTCCGCGTTCTGGCCCAGACCGGCGACGGCTCCTCCCGCCCCGATACGCGAGCCGACGCCTGGGCGCGGCGTCGGCTGCCCGCCCTCTTCACCGAGGCGGACGCTGCGGAACGGGAGGCGATGGTCGCCGACGTCGCCGCCGCCCACGCCGATGCCGGCGACGACATTGCGGCTCTGGAAGCGTTCGCCCAGCGGTTCGGCCGGCTGTGCGCCTCCACCGCGTGGCGGGATGCCGCGCCCCGGCCCGACGGGGCGGTCGATCTGGCGGACGAGGCGCTGCGGCGGGCGGCGGGAGCGGCGAAACCGCGACGGGGCGTGTCCCCGCTCGTCGCCGCCCGGTTGCTGCGGTGGGCGGCCTCCCGGCCGGGGGCGGCGTCCACGGACGCGGCGCTCGCCGATCTGTACGAAGCCGCCGGCGACCCGCTGGCGGCGCGATTCCTGCGGGGCGACGCGGCGCCGAATCCGACGGACGGACGGCGGATCGAGGTCGCGGAGGCGTCCGACCGCGGCCGCGTGCCCGCCACCCAGCAAGTCCCGGTCAACGGCGCTCCCCCGTGGTCGCCCGCCGGCCGCCTGACCTCAGACACCGTGGGTCCCCACCTCCATTGGCAGGCGGACGACGGCCGCACGCGGTTCGCTCACATCCTGCCGGGGGGCCCGCCCCGCCGCGGCGCCCGGGCCCTGTGGGACGGCCACCTGCTGATCGTGGGGCTGGGCGACCGGATCGAGGCGCTGGACACCCTGATCGACCCGACCGAACCCCGTGCGCTCTGGCGCTCGGCCCTCCACGAGGAATCCGCCGGCGACGCGATGGCCTCCTCGCCCCCGGACTTCGCCGCCTTCATGGCCCGCGGGGCGGGGTTCGACGGCCCGGCGGTTCTCACGCCGCGTCAACTGGTGCTGCGATCAGGCTCGACGCTCGCCGGGCGTCACCCGCTGACGGCCAGCCCGCTGTGGCGTCGAACCGGTCTGCCCTCGCAGGCCCGTGTGATCGGCGACGATCGAGTGCTGATCGTGCTGCCGCCGACGGGCACGGAGGCGACGCTGCTCTCGGCGGACGACGGCGGCGACCTCGGCACGGTCCCGGCGCCGCCGATGGGGTCCCACTGGCTGGAGCGGGGCACGCGGGTCTGGTCCCGCACCGCCGACGACGACGGCTCCGGCAGCGTCGCGGTCGCCTGCACCGACCTCGCCCCGCCGGACGAAGACGGCCTCGCTCCGGCTCCGCCGCGGGTCGTCTGGTCCCGCACCTTCCCGCCGAAGACCGCGTTCCATCCCGACGACGCCGGCCGGCATCTCACCGCGGTCACCCTGGACCGCCGGGCGATCGTGCTCGACTTGGAAACCGGGGCGGAGATCGAAGCGGCCGACCTCGGCCCCGGCCCGGCGCCGGCGGAGATCTGGGGCGGACGGACCGGGGACGTCTGGACGGTCTTCCTCTCCGACCGACGCAACCTCGGGCTGGACCGTCGCTTGGACTGGTTCGGCGATCGCGAGGGGCCGGAGTCCACGACCTGGGCCTACGGGCTGCGGGGCGGAGCGGTCGTCTGGTCGCGGCAGACGCCGGGGCCGCCGGACGACGTGTGGCAGGCCCCGGGGCTGCCGCTCCTCGCGGTGCCGGGGATGTCGGCGCCGGACGAGAACGCCGCCCGCTACCGCCGCCGGTTCACGCTGACGATCTACGACGCCCGCAACGGGGCGGAGCTGTTCGTGGCGGAGAACTTCTCGCCGCTCACGCCCGTCAACTGGGAAATCGATCCGGCGGGTCCCTGGAGCGGCGGCGTCGACCCCAAAGCGGGCGGCGGCGGCGAGGGGGTCGACGACGCTGCGGAGGACGCCGGCGGAACTCGCCCGACGACGGCCGTGCGGCTGCGGACGCGCGGGGCGGATCTGGAGTTCACCCTCTCCGACGAGCCGCCCGCGGCCCCGGTGCGCACCACGCCGGCGACCCCGGACGAGCCGAAGGAGGAGGGCTCCTGA
- a CDS encoding sugar phosphate isomerase/epimerase family protein: MARPVTLFTGQWADMKLEEICKVAGQGSSGTGEDGFGYDGLELACWGDHFEVDKALSDDTYCARKRDLLSRYDLQLFAISAHLVGQAVCDRIDERHKGILPDHVWGDGDPDGVNERAAEEMKNTARAAAKLGVEVVNGFTGSSIWPLVYDFPPMAPGTIEKGFEDFAEKWNPILDVFQECGVRFALEVHPTEIAFDIYSAHRALEAIDHREEFGFNFDPSHLIWQGVDPAEFIREFPDRIYHVHMKDASVTLNGRSGILSSHLPFGDHRRGWDFRSVGRGGVRFEEIIRALNDVGYAGPLSVEWEDSGMDRMHGAKEAAQFCKNVDFEPSGRKFDSAFDKSEQ; the protein is encoded by the coding sequence ATGGCCCGCCCCGTCACGCTGTTCACCGGCCAGTGGGCGGACATGAAGCTGGAGGAGATCTGCAAGGTCGCCGGGCAGGGCTCCTCCGGCACGGGCGAGGACGGCTTCGGCTACGACGGCCTGGAACTGGCCTGCTGGGGCGACCACTTCGAAGTGGACAAGGCCCTCTCCGACGACACCTACTGCGCCCGCAAGCGGGACCTGCTGAGCCGGTACGATCTGCAGCTGTTCGCGATCAGCGCCCACCTCGTCGGGCAGGCGGTGTGCGACCGGATCGACGAACGCCACAAGGGGATCCTGCCGGACCACGTGTGGGGCGACGGCGACCCGGACGGCGTGAACGAGCGGGCCGCGGAGGAGATGAAGAACACGGCTCGGGCCGCCGCCAAACTGGGCGTGGAAGTGGTCAACGGCTTCACCGGCAGTTCGATCTGGCCGCTGGTCTACGACTTCCCGCCGATGGCCCCCGGCACGATCGAGAAGGGGTTCGAGGACTTCGCCGAGAAGTGGAACCCGATCCTCGACGTGTTCCAGGAGTGCGGCGTGCGGTTCGCCCTCGAAGTGCACCCCACCGAAATCGCCTTCGACATCTACAGCGCCCACCGGGCGTTGGAGGCCATCGATCATCGGGAGGAGTTCGGCTTCAACTTCGACCCCAGCCACCTGATCTGGCAGGGCGTGGACCCGGCCGAGTTCATTCGCGAGTTCCCGGATCGCATTTATCACGTCCACATGAAGGACGCCTCGGTCACGCTGAACGGCCGCAGCGGCATCCTCAGCTCGCACCTGCCCTTCGGGGACCACCGCCGCGGCTGGGACTTCCGCAGCGTCGGCCGCGGCGGGGTGCGGTTCGAAGAAATCATTCGGGCCCTGAACGACGTCGGCTACGCCGGCCCGCTGAGCGTCGAGTGGGAGGACAGCGGGATGGACCGGATGCACGGCGCCAAAGAGGCCGCCCAGTTCTGCAAGAACGTCGACTTCGAACCCAGCGGCCGGAAGTTCGACAGCGCCTTCGACAAGAGCGAGCAGTAA
- a CDS encoding metal-dependent hydrolase codes for MDLFTHLLTGWLLVRGLPDRWRGGDGRLRAVGLWLPTAAILAALLPDVVEVAVGPAPSGDLVRWLWTERGWSHGLCGAAASAGALWIALLPTARGDRGAGHWAAGWSPQRAAAVAFGGVSLHLVWDALTPLGLRPLYPFSSSLWVRSDLVLPGDPWGHLILLSGVGLTLWREELGQWGAWTILAAVSIWRVAVGAVGGLLIGPPPQSVPVPLLAAGVWSVGIIHVLVLRRWRRWPRAPLVAVGLLSGLLAASAAFNVAAGEFACAELRAELERGRAGSPPAQVEPASNPPGSDALPPWNLDVQWLATRPAGLLPWERVTAVSYEIPPGDLPPSGGRFVVLSEIRLQRRRPGWTLDRELRNRGGWYAGDRLIVRAGLSDDGRIRALRGWCRFPHTAPYLWEERMPLDDGPFLEPHPVRRRPIFRLAVPPEPAAELRAEWQALESQ; via the coding sequence GTGGACCTGTTCACTCACCTGCTGACCGGTTGGCTGCTGGTGCGCGGCCTGCCGGACCGGTGGCGGGGCGGCGACGGGCGGCTGCGGGCGGTCGGTCTGTGGTTGCCGACCGCGGCGATCCTCGCGGCGCTGCTGCCGGACGTCGTGGAGGTTGCGGTGGGACCGGCCCCGTCCGGCGATCTCGTCCGGTGGCTGTGGACCGAACGCGGGTGGTCGCACGGCCTGTGCGGGGCCGCGGCCTCCGCCGGCGCCCTGTGGATCGCGCTACTGCCGACCGCCCGGGGAGATCGGGGAGCCGGGCATTGGGCGGCGGGGTGGTCGCCGCAGCGCGCCGCGGCGGTCGCCTTCGGCGGGGTCAGCCTGCACCTCGTCTGGGACGCCCTCACCCCGCTGGGCCTGCGGCCGCTGTATCCGTTCTCGTCCAGCCTCTGGGTGCGGAGCGACCTCGTCCTGCCGGGCGACCCGTGGGGGCACCTGATCCTGCTGTCCGGCGTCGGCTTGACGCTGTGGCGGGAAGAGCTGGGCCAGTGGGGGGCTTGGACGATCCTCGCCGCAGTGTCCATCTGGCGGGTCGCCGTGGGCGCCGTGGGCGGATTGCTCATCGGGCCTCCTCCGCAGAGCGTACCGGTCCCGCTCCTCGCTGCGGGCGTCTGGTCGGTGGGAATCATCCACGTCCTCGTCCTGCGGCGGTGGCGTCGCTGGCCCCGGGCGCCGTTGGTCGCGGTCGGTCTGCTCTCCGGCCTTCTCGCGGCCTCGGCAGCGTTCAACGTGGCCGCTGGGGAGTTCGCGTGCGCTGAACTGCGTGCGGAGTTGGAACGCGGTCGCGCCGGCTCGCCGCCGGCGCAGGTCGAGCCCGCGAGCAATCCGCCCGGTTCGGACGCTTTGCCGCCCTGGAACCTCGACGTGCAATGGCTTGCGACTCGTCCCGCCGGACTGCTCCCGTGGGAGCGGGTAACCGCCGTGAGCTACGAGATCCCGCCGGGCGACCTACCGCCGTCCGGGGGCAGGTTCGTGGTGTTGAGCGAGATTCGACTCCAGCGGCGGAGGCCCGGCTGGACGCTCGACCGCGAACTGCGGAACCGTGGAGGATGGTACGCGGGGGACCGGTTGATTGTGCGGGCCGGGCTGAGCGACGACGGTCGGATCCGAGCGTTGCGGGGCTGGTGCCGTTTTCCGCACACGGCGCCTTACCTGTGGGAAGAACGAATGCCGCTCGATGACGGGCCGTTCCTCGAACCGCACCCCGTCCGGAGGAGGCCGATCTTCCGACTGGCCGTGCCTCCGGAACCGGCTGCAGAGTTACGGGCCGAGTGGCAGGCTCTGGAATCGCAGTGA
- a CDS encoding DUF2254 domain-containing protein, whose translation MTRLIHLWDAFRTSFWFIPALMGVAAVLLAFALPEIDSRMGRDVAEESAWLATTVSAGQTTVSTIAGASVTVTGVVFSITMVTLSLTTNQFGPRLIRAFMADRTAQITLGAWVSTSLYCLIILRLIRGLEGGAIVPHISVLASVVLATVDLAILVYFVHHTAEMVQPSHVVREVAGDLDDAIDRLFPERIGTPGAEIEPVDRAAAPALSGQARTVTVPRDGYVQGVDEPALMQIAKDADVTIELLHRPGDFVADGLSLARVRPPGRGDADETDRRIREAFVIGRDRTPRQDLGCAIGELTEIAVRALSPGVNDPFTAVQCIDGLSATFGRLAARDRPDPHRYDDDQNLRIVARPITFGEALGEAYDPIRQYCRGSLMVNETLLIGLGRIAATVDRPGDADELFRQAEMIVRGSDEGLSEPRDRERIRRRLAEVRIALSQFDPPADVSFESRTAPR comes from the coding sequence TTGACCCGTCTGATTCACCTCTGGGACGCCTTTCGGACCAGCTTCTGGTTCATCCCCGCCCTGATGGGCGTGGCCGCCGTGCTGCTGGCCTTCGCCCTGCCGGAGATCGATTCCCGGATGGGGCGGGACGTGGCGGAGGAATCCGCGTGGTTGGCAACGACCGTCTCGGCGGGGCAGACGACGGTCTCCACGATCGCCGGGGCCAGCGTGACCGTCACGGGGGTCGTGTTCTCGATCACGATGGTCACCCTCAGCCTGACGACGAATCAGTTCGGCCCGCGCCTGATCCGGGCCTTCATGGCGGATCGCACGGCCCAGATCACGCTGGGGGCGTGGGTCAGCACCAGCCTGTACTGCCTGATCATCCTGCGGCTCATCCGCGGTCTGGAGGGCGGAGCGATCGTCCCGCACATCTCCGTGCTGGCCTCCGTCGTGCTGGCGACAGTCGATCTGGCGATTCTCGTCTACTTCGTGCACCACACCGCGGAGATGGTCCAGCCGTCACACGTCGTCCGGGAGGTCGCGGGGGACCTGGACGACGCCATCGACCGCTTGTTCCCCGAACGCATCGGCACCCCGGGGGCGGAGATCGAACCGGTGGACCGGGCCGCCGCACCCGCGCTCAGCGGCCAGGCCCGCACCGTGACCGTACCGCGGGACGGCTACGTGCAGGGGGTAGACGAGCCCGCGCTGATGCAGATCGCGAAGGACGCCGACGTGACGATCGAACTGCTGCATCGGCCCGGCGACTTCGTCGCCGACGGCCTATCGCTGGCCCGGGTACGGCCGCCGGGCCGCGGCGACGCGGACGAGACCGACCGCCGCATCCGCGAGGCGTTCGTGATCGGGCGGGACCGTACGCCGCGGCAGGACCTCGGTTGCGCCATCGGCGAACTGACCGAGATCGCCGTCCGGGCGCTCTCCCCCGGCGTGAACGATCCGTTCACCGCAGTGCAGTGCATCGACGGCCTCAGCGCGACGTTCGGCCGCCTCGCCGCCCGCGACCGGCCGGACCCGCACCGTTACGACGACGACCAAAACCTTCGCATCGTCGCCCGTCCGATCACCTTCGGCGAGGCGCTGGGCGAAGCCTACGACCCCATCCGCCAATACTGCCGCGGCAGTCTGATGGTGAACGAAACGCTACTGATCGGCCTCGGCCGGATCGCCGCGACGGTCGACCGTCCGGGCGACGCCGACGAACTGTTTCGGCAGGCCGAAATGATCGTCCGCGGCAGCGACGAGGGCCTTAGCGAACCGCGCGACCGGGAACGGATTCGCCGGCGACTCGCGGAAGTGCGAATCGCCCTGTCCCAGTTCGACCCGCCGGCCGACGTGTCGTTCGAGTCACGGACTGCGCCCCGCTAG
- a CDS encoding metal-dependent hydrolase has translation MLEPTPAAVKTTRTNPATGSRRRDPHCPAMDNLAHALAGALIARSLPRRWAGGVPEEDPAFDPDRPRPGIWLTWSGVIAANLPDFEALVLWPPPLGDKAAYLLHHRGWSHSLIGIAAEAVAFTALLWLLARWRRTARWFAGFTPRRGLAVAALGVGSHLFMDWWNSYGVRPFYPWDRSWYYGDLVFIVDPWVWLILAGALICGTRRFGWTKWGWYALAAAATLIVAGACWQEQCPWWVLAAWATGVVEVGLLRWWGRWRFADLFGWGTLTAYLVTMGLWSQAAREAVTRETIDPHYMNRIHSIAKQSVQAVPGVPWDREVLNSHGRRGRNKPVGLLAAGDRRFDFDGASLIRVNAITGDRGPLHLWDAGWPHNQARIRPKGLRRVEAWAAFARHPVAQFRGSKVILGDVRYGAGGEEDWSALEVEYDILPIWESAPRPLENSVPPMN, from the coding sequence ATGTTAGAACCGACCCCCGCCGCGGTGAAGACGACCCGGACCAATCCCGCTACCGGGAGCCGGCGTCGGGACCCACACTGCCCGGCGATGGACAACCTCGCCCACGCCCTCGCCGGCGCCCTGATCGCCCGCAGCTTGCCCCGCCGCTGGGCCGGCGGCGTGCCGGAGGAGGACCCCGCCTTCGACCCCGACCGCCCCCGCCCCGGCATCTGGCTGACTTGGTCCGGCGTGATCGCGGCGAACCTGCCGGACTTCGAGGCGCTGGTGCTCTGGCCGCCGCCGCTGGGGGACAAGGCGGCCTACCTGCTGCATCACCGCGGGTGGAGCCACAGCCTGATCGGCATCGCTGCGGAGGCGGTCGCCTTCACGGCCCTGCTCTGGCTGCTCGCCCGCTGGCGCCGCACGGCCCGCTGGTTCGCCGGCTTCACCCCGCGGCGGGGGTTGGCGGTGGCGGCGCTGGGCGTCGGCTCGCACCTGTTTATGGACTGGTGGAACAGCTACGGCGTGCGGCCGTTCTATCCCTGGGACAGATCGTGGTACTACGGGGACCTCGTGTTCATCGTGGACCCGTGGGTCTGGCTGATCTTGGCTGGGGCGCTGATCTGCGGCACCCGGCGGTTCGGCTGGACGAAGTGGGGCTGGTACGCACTCGCGGCCGCCGCGACGCTGATCGTCGCCGGCGCCTGTTGGCAGGAGCAGTGCCCGTGGTGGGTGTTGGCGGCCTGGGCGACAGGGGTGGTCGAGGTCGGGCTGCTGCGATGGTGGGGGCGGTGGCGGTTCGCCGATCTTTTTGGGTGGGGAACGCTGACGGCCTACCTGGTGACGATGGGGCTCTGGAGTCAGGCGGCGAGGGAAGCCGTCACTCGTGAGACGATCGATCCACATTATATGAACCGCATTCACTCAATCGCCAAGCAGAGCGTTCAGGCCGTTCCCGGGGTGCCGTGGGATCGCGAAGTTCTCAACAGCCACGGTCGCCGCGGTCGAAACAAGCCTGTCGGCCTTCTCGCCGCTGGGGATCGTCGGTTCGATTTTGACGGTGCATCGCTGATCCGCGTGAACGCCATTACGGGAGATCGCGGACCTCTACATCTGTGGGATGCCGGATGGCCTCACAATCAGGCGAGAATTCGGCCGAAGGGTCTGCGACGCGTGGAAGCATGGGCCGCGTTCGCTCGTCATCCCGTTGCACAGTTCCGCGGGAGCAAGGTCATCCTCGGAGATGTTCGCTACGGCGCCGGCGGCGAGGAGGACTGGTCAGCCCTAGAAGTCGAATACGACATCCTGCCGATCTGGGAGTCCGCGCCTCGGCCACTCGAGAATTCCGTCCCACCGATGAATTAA
- the ribD gene encoding bifunctional diaminohydroxyphosphoribosylaminopyrimidine deaminase/5-amino-6-(5-phosphoribosylamino)uracil reductase RibD produces METAADPFPSDDAAMAHAVALAERGRGAVEPNPCVGAVLTTADRRPISDGRHERYGGPHAEPNALQAAGERARGATLFVTLEPCSHHGKTPPCADAVIAAGVARVVIGTEDPAPHVSGGGIAKLRAAGIEVKVGVSEEACRTLAAPFFKWLATRRPWVTAKWAMTLDGKTAATSGDSKWISSVQSRALVHRWRGESGAVVVGAGTLRADDPHLAPRCRDFGLSAAPRVPWRVIVGSTGTLPPNCRLSRTPEDGPVLVTVLEGAADSPLPDHAERLILPPAPHDPRQVDVLALLDELAARDVYRVFLEGGGTTAGSWFDQGQIDEVRAFVAPKLLGGAAATTPLDGRGFPTVDAAPALSGLRAEPVGDDLLLTALTSVGESPGTCWFDAAREAGQRSAQH; encoded by the coding sequence ATGGAAACCGCCGCCGACCCGTTCCCGTCCGACGACGCCGCGATGGCTCACGCCGTCGCTCTGGCCGAACGGGGGCGGGGTGCGGTCGAGCCGAACCCCTGCGTCGGCGCCGTGCTCACCACGGCGGACCGTCGCCCGATCTCCGACGGCCGGCACGAACGCTACGGCGGCCCGCACGCGGAGCCGAACGCCCTGCAAGCCGCCGGCGAGCGGGCGCGGGGGGCGACGCTGTTCGTCACCCTCGAACCCTGCTCCCACCACGGCAAAACCCCGCCCTGCGCGGACGCCGTGATCGCCGCGGGGGTTGCGCGGGTGGTGATCGGCACGGAGGACCCCGCCCCGCACGTGTCCGGCGGCGGCATCGCCAAGCTGCGGGCGGCGGGGATCGAGGTGAAAGTCGGCGTCTCGGAAGAAGCATGCCGCACGCTGGCGGCGCCGTTCTTCAAATGGCTCGCGACCCGGCGGCCGTGGGTGACGGCGAAGTGGGCGATGACGCTCGACGGGAAGACCGCCGCCACCTCCGGCGATTCCAAGTGGATCAGCTCCGTGCAGAGCCGGGCCCTGGTGCATCGCTGGCGAGGCGAAAGCGGCGCCGTCGTCGTCGGCGCCGGCACCCTGCGGGCGGACGACCCGCACCTCGCCCCCCGCTGCCGCGACTTCGGCCTGTCCGCGGCGCCGCGCGTACCGTGGCGGGTGATCGTCGGGTCGACTGGAACGCTGCCGCCAAACTGCCGCCTGTCCCGCACGCCGGAGGACGGGCCTGTTCTCGTGACCGTACTGGAGGGCGCCGCCGACTCCCCGCTGCCGGATCATGCCGAACGGCTCATCCTGCCCCCGGCGCCGCACGACCCGCGGCAGGTCGACGTGCTTGCCCTGCTGGACGAACTCGCGGCCCGGGACGTGTACCGCGTCTTCCTCGAAGGCGGCGGAACGACGGCGGGATCGTGGTTCGATCAGGGGCAGATCGACGAGGTGCGGGCCTTCGTCGCCCCGAAACTGCTCGGCGGCGCCGCGGCGACCACGCCGCTCGACGGCCGGGGCTTCCCGACCGTGGACGCCGCCCCGGCCCTGTCCGGCTTGCGGGCGGAGCCGGTCGGGGACGACCTCTTACTCACCGCGCTGACGAGCGTCGGCGAATCGCCCGGGACGTGCTGGTTCGACGCCGCCCGCGAAGCCGGGCAGCGGTCCGCGCAACACTAA